One genomic window of [Clostridium] scindens ATCC 35704 includes the following:
- a CDS encoding DUF6179 domain-containing protein, which translates to MEYEMEELIPLVKELCDRYTGKESTSVTYEAAQRLMEAVLYCIHETTGSAEAAGVSDGSRSARMAYEYGYELAVQKVGQARERYNRMAANFRSYGNRAYEETFRQGIPAFFLWYDVRLKPQDHIITMDYPVMKNLEGLCGIDAIWEYLRCMEAEQKFLARFPEDYIRQVNVARCADYEEYYINPCRVMLRHVLCCMLADIPADKIRFGEEDYMRLKEEVQNQDRGGLKRRLTRLLYVLVKQKYCEDEKLFGYLEYDMADLAFELQNWLWKQAGRN; encoded by the coding sequence ATGGAATATGAGATGGAGGAACTGATTCCTCTGGTAAAGGAACTCTGTGACAGATATACGGGGAAGGAGAGCACATCCGTGACGTATGAGGCAGCCCAGCGGCTGATGGAAGCCGTGCTCTACTGTATTCATGAGACGACAGGGAGCGCAGAAGCGGCCGGCGTCTCGGACGGCAGCCGGTCGGCGAGAATGGCGTACGAGTATGGCTATGAACTGGCGGTTCAAAAGGTAGGACAAGCAAGAGAACGATATAATCGGATGGCAGCAAATTTTCGAAGTTATGGGAACAGAGCCTATGAGGAAACATTCCGGCAGGGAATTCCGGCATTCTTCCTATGGTATGACGTCCGGCTGAAGCCGCAGGATCATATCATTACCATGGATTATCCGGTAATGAAGAATCTGGAAGGGCTGTGCGGCATTGACGCCATATGGGAGTATCTCAGGTGCATGGAAGCGGAGCAGAAGTTTCTGGCAAGGTTCCCGGAAGACTATATCCGCCAGGTGAATGTGGCGCGCTGCGCAGACTATGAGGAATACTACATCAATCCGTGCAGGGTTATGCTCCGTCATGTCCTATGCTGTATGCTTGCGGACATTCCGGCAGATAAGATCCGGTTCGGGGAGGAGGACTATATGCGGCTGAAAGAGGAAGTGCAAAACCAGGACAGGGGAGGCCTAAAGAGAAGGCTGACGCGCCTTTTGTATGTGCTTGTGAAGCAGAAGTACTGTGAGGATGAGAAACTGTTTGGATATCTGGAATATGATATGGCAGACTTGGCTTTTGAACTTCAAAATTGGCTTTGGAAGCAAGCAGGCAGGAACTAA
- a CDS encoding DUF6323 family protein: protein MLECNQETLKYGLSLTEFCDSQFIQSGDYADTLTRLQEIFYLYKNESMDELTDRELLEIMKENFEQICYGDLEYLETTCLERFAAAVRAGYETEFQKKERDEYTLRKSGNEYEKFSEETRWEFELYRIKLEESE from the coding sequence GTGCTTGAATGCAACCAGGAGACGTTGAAGTACGGGCTTAGCCTGACGGAGTTCTGCGATTCCCAGTTCATCCAAAGCGGGGACTATGCGGATACCCTGACAAGGCTTCAGGAGATATTCTATCTGTATAAGAATGAATCCATGGACGAATTGACAGATCGGGAACTGCTGGAGATTATGAAGGAGAACTTTGAACAGATCTGCTACGGAGATCTGGAATACCTGGAGACAACCTGTCTGGAACGGTTCGCGGCTGCAGTCCGGGCAGGATATGAGACGGAATTCCAGAAGAAGGAGAGGGATGAGTATACGCTTAGGAAGAGCGGGAACGAGTATGAGAAATTTTCGGAAGAGACCAGATGGGAATTTGAACTGTACAGGATAAAATTGGAAGAGTCAGAATAG
- a CDS encoding MarR family winged helix-turn-helix transcriptional regulator: protein MKKENPVTYERMGTSLDWIKKLIFAGIFIQENKLHAIFDRYNEMSSKQWLLMAVSASFDAPPVLTTLAGAMGCSRQNVKKLAVNLEKVGYIKLEKSDADARALCVKMTAKGMKFAEYMADVTDDVHAAMFGEFTEEEIRKYYQLSIKLMHGINHLEAYFQNQRKGEAEL from the coding sequence ATGAAAAAAGAGAATCCAGTTACATATGAGCGGATGGGAACCAGTCTTGACTGGATAAAGAAGTTGATTTTCGCGGGGATATTCATCCAGGAGAATAAGCTGCACGCAATATTTGACCGCTACAATGAGATGTCCAGCAAGCAGTGGCTTTTGATGGCAGTGTCGGCTTCGTTTGATGCGCCGCCGGTTCTGACTACGCTGGCAGGGGCCATGGGATGTTCCCGCCAGAATGTGAAGAAGCTGGCAGTCAATCTTGAGAAGGTTGGATATATCAAACTTGAAAAGTCGGATGCGGATGCCAGGGCGCTTTGCGTTAAGATGACAGCAAAGGGCATGAAGTTCGCGGAATATATGGCGGATGTCACGGATGACGTGCATGCTGCCATGTTCGGCGAATTTACGGAAGAGGAGATCCGCAAGTACTACCAATTATCTATAAAGCTGATGCACGGAATCAACCATCTGGAAGCGTATTTCCAGAATCAGAGAAAAGGAGAAGCAGAACTATGA
- a CDS encoding NADPH-dependent FMN reductase family protein has translation MIRVMYKSRKNNKKVAQAMAEALGIEAESIDGAKDVKADLLFLGCAILAGNIRPEMERFVEGLDSGSVSRVALFSSNGYGTDQFAALREKLKAKGIEVEDEAFSCKGSAFIFKNMGKPDQEDLEAAKRFALSVRDGRRS, from the coding sequence ATGATCCGAGTCATGTATAAGAGCAGGAAGAATAATAAGAAAGTGGCGCAAGCTATGGCAGAGGCGCTGGGGATAGAGGCAGAGAGCATTGATGGAGCGAAGGATGTGAAAGCCGATCTACTGTTTCTGGGGTGCGCGATCCTGGCCGGAAACATCCGGCCGGAGATGGAACGGTTTGTAGAAGGACTGGATAGTGGCAGCGTTTCCAGGGTGGCTTTATTTTCATCCAATGGATATGGCACGGATCAGTTCGCAGCCTTGAGAGAGAAACTGAAGGCAAAAGGCATAGAAGTGGAAGATGAGGCGTTTTCCTGCAAAGGAAGCGCATTTATATTCAAGAACATGGGGAAGCCGGATCAGGAAGATCTGGAGGCGGCAAAGCGGTTCGCGCTATCCGTCAGGGATGGCAGAAGGAGTTAA
- a CDS encoding helix-turn-helix domain-containing protein, giving the protein MDTLNLAENLIRLRREKEVTQEEVANFIGVTKASVSKWETKQSLPDILLLPVIASYYGVTVDELLGYKPQLGKEQIQKIYHDLAAEFAEKPFEEVMDASRKLVKKYYSCYSFLLQISILWLNHYTFAEDPKSQMRILDETVELCTHIIENCKDISICNDATVLKAIMDLQRGRPQEVLDSVEDMLSPYRLASQSSGILIQAYQMIGDMDKAVSYTQISMFLHLLSLVEGATQYIALRAQDKEACEETIRRMDGLIELFQLERLHQNIAAVYHYQVAVYQCQQKDIDGVLARLKRFVEIICDLLDREAALHGDGYFNRLEEWFEGLDLGKQMVRDKKLVLDNACQALENTVFSPLMEDRRLERLKRVLTEKRETL; this is encoded by the coding sequence ATGGATACATTGAATTTGGCAGAGAATCTGATCCGCCTGCGCCGGGAGAAAGAAGTCACCCAGGAAGAAGTGGCTAACTTCATTGGCGTTACCAAAGCGTCGGTTTCCAAGTGGGAGACGAAGCAAAGTCTGCCGGACATTCTGCTGCTCCCGGTGATTGCGTCCTATTACGGCGTGACGGTGGATGAACTGCTGGGATATAAGCCTCAGCTGGGGAAAGAACAGATCCAGAAGATCTATCATGACCTGGCGGCGGAATTTGCGGAAAAACCCTTTGAAGAGGTAATGGATGCAAGCAGGAAACTGGTTAAGAAGTATTACTCCTGCTATTCCTTCCTCTTGCAGATCAGTATTCTGTGGCTGAACCATTATACATTTGCCGAAGATCCAAAGAGCCAGATGAGGATCCTGGACGAGACGGTGGAACTGTGCACGCACATTATAGAGAATTGCAAGGATATCAGCATCTGTAATGACGCGACTGTTCTCAAAGCGATCATGGACCTGCAGCGAGGAAGACCCCAGGAGGTCCTGGATTCGGTGGAGGATATGCTGAGTCCCTACCGGCTGGCCAGCCAGAGCAGCGGGATTCTTATCCAGGCCTATCAGATGATAGGAGATATGGATAAGGCGGTCAGTTATACGCAGATCAGCATGTTCCTCCATCTGCTTTCTCTGGTAGAAGGCGCGACACAGTATATTGCGCTTCGTGCGCAGGATAAAGAGGCCTGCGAGGAGACGATCCGCCGGATGGACGGACTGATAGAATTATTCCAATTAGAAAGGCTGCATCAGAATATAGCGGCAGTCTATCACTACCAGGTGGCTGTCTATCAGTGCCAGCAGAAGGACATAGATGGGGTGCTCGCAAGGCTTAAGAGGTTCGTGGAGATTATCTGCGATCTGCTGGATCGTGAGGCAGCCTTGCATGGAGACGGTTATTTCAACCGTCTGGAAGAATGGTTCGAGGGACTGGATCTTGGAAAGCAGATGGTCAGAGATAAGAAACTGGTATTAGATAACGCTTGCCAGGCTTTGGAGAACACGGTATTTTCTCCGCTTATGGAAGATAGGCGTCTGGAAAGATTAAAAAGAGTATTGACGGAAAAGAGGGAGACATTATGA
- a CDS encoding PLDc N-terminal domain-containing protein: MNIKDMLPFLIPLVIVELILVIITLRHIFTHQHYKRGTRAFWVVMTIVGMQFWGPILYFLLGKEDA, translated from the coding sequence ATGAATATAAAGGATATGCTGCCATTTTTGATACCATTGGTCATTGTAGAACTGATTCTTGTGATTATCACGCTTCGACATATCTTCACGCACCAGCATTATAAGAGGGGGACCCGCGCGTTCTGGGTAGTGATGACCATCGTAGGGATGCAGTTTTGGGGACCAATTCTTTATTTTCTGCTGGGAAAGGAAGATGCTTAG
- a CDS encoding ABC transporter ATP-binding protein: MDMLTLSHVSKRFGANQVIDDLNFKVPAHSIYGFIGQNGAGKTTTMKMILGLLKADSGDIFVNGEKVCYGQNRTNRYIGYLPDVPEFYSYMAPMEYLALCGEITGMKKTLIRKRSMELLELVGLEKSDKRIQGFSRGMKQRLGIAQALLNSPKLLICDEPTSALDPLGRKEILDILLAVREHTTVVFSTHILSDVEKTCDEIGLLHEGKVALHGTIEEIRQIRKSDGFEAEFRNPADSEKALRIWAGGERKGKNLIFFAKQDEKDMASAMQGMSKTGIYPLRMEMREPTLEALFMEVVGR, from the coding sequence ATGGATATGCTGACATTATCCCATGTATCCAAGCGCTTTGGCGCAAACCAGGTGATCGATGACTTGAACTTTAAGGTTCCCGCGCATTCGATCTATGGATTTATCGGACAGAATGGGGCAGGAAAGACGACTACGATGAAGATGATACTGGGACTTCTTAAGGCGGATTCCGGAGACATCTTTGTAAATGGCGAGAAGGTCTGCTATGGGCAGAATAGGACGAACCGCTATATCGGCTACCTTCCGGATGTGCCGGAATTCTACTCTTACATGGCGCCGATGGAGTATCTGGCATTGTGCGGCGAGATTACGGGAATGAAGAAAACCCTGATTCGCAAGCGGTCTATGGAACTCCTGGAACTGGTAGGACTTGAGAAGTCCGATAAGAGAATCCAGGGATTTTCAAGAGGGATGAAGCAAAGGCTGGGCATCGCACAGGCCCTCCTTAACAGCCCAAAGCTTTTGATCTGCGATGAGCCTACGTCCGCGCTGGATCCGCTGGGAAGAAAAGAGATACTGGACATCCTTCTGGCCGTAAGGGAACATACCACCGTTGTGTTCTCTACGCATATCCTGTCGGATGTAGAGAAGACCTGCGATGAGATTGGCCTGCTCCATGAAGGGAAAGTGGCCCTTCATGGTACCATAGAAGAGATCCGGCAAATTCGGAAAAGCGATGGATTCGAAGCAGAGTTCAGGAATCCGGCGGATTCAGAAAAAGCCCTCCGGATATGGGCAGGAGGGGAGCGTAAGGGGAAGAATCTGATATTTTTTGCAAAGCAGGATGAGAAAGATATGGCATCAGCCATGCAAGGCATGTCAAAGACCGGAATCTATCCGCTTCGCATGGAAATGCGGGAACCTACGCTGGAAGCGCTGTTTATGGAGGTGGTAGGAAGATGA
- a CDS encoding ABC transporter permease subunit: MRQLSAFLRKEGMELIRTGKIWILLIIFILFGIMNPAIAKLTPWMVETMSDSLAESGMVLTEVKVNAMTSWNQFYKNISMALIIFALMLSGILTTEYQKGTLVNMLTKGLIRWKVVGAKSIASIGLWTVCYWLCYGITYGYNMYFWNNGIASHVAFAAFCVYLLGIWVMLLILLISTLLNTASGVLAVTGVAVIASYVAGMFGKIGEYLPIRLLSAGNLLAGSMSPEDFWKAIAVALASGVVFFVLSVACFNRKNIG; this comes from the coding sequence ATGAGGCAGTTAAGCGCATTTCTAAGAAAAGAAGGAATGGAACTCATCCGTACGGGTAAGATATGGATTCTTCTGATTATATTCATATTGTTTGGCATCATGAATCCGGCAATAGCCAAACTGACGCCCTGGATGGTAGAGACGATGTCGGACAGTCTGGCAGAGTCGGGGATGGTGCTGACGGAGGTTAAAGTAAATGCCATGACTTCATGGAACCAGTTCTACAAAAATATATCTATGGCGCTGATCATCTTTGCTCTGATGCTCAGTGGCATCCTGACAACGGAATACCAGAAGGGCACCTTGGTAAATATGCTGACGAAAGGCCTGATCAGGTGGAAGGTAGTCGGGGCAAAATCCATTGCCTCCATCGGTCTGTGGACGGTCTGCTACTGGCTGTGCTATGGTATCACATACGGATATAATATGTATTTCTGGAATAATGGCATCGCTTCTCATGTGGCCTTTGCGGCCTTCTGCGTCTATCTGCTGGGAATCTGGGTCATGCTCCTGATCCTGCTGATATCTACGCTGCTTAACACCGCTTCGGGGGTGCTGGCAGTAACGGGCGTAGCAGTCATCGCCAGTTATGTGGCCGGAATGTTCGGGAAGATTGGGGAATATCTGCCGATACGGCTGCTCTCTGCTGGTAATCTGCTGGCGGGCAGCATGTCTCCTGAGGATTTCTGGAAGGCGATAGCGGTGGCCCTGGCATCTGGCGTGGTGTTTTTTGTACTGTCAGTGGCGTGCTTTAATAGAAAGAATATTGGATAG
- the fliB gene encoding flagellin lysine-N-methylase, with translation MLYTIPDYYQNFKCTADQCEDTCCAGWQIAIDRKSLVRYGKVTGKFRRRLNRSIRWLEGTFKQGKDGRCDFLNEENLCDLYSALGKESLCRTCRLYPRHIEEFEGVREITLSISCPEVARILLKKEEPARFLEYEKEGEEAYEDFDLLAYSKLAEGREVMLDILRMRELGLELRAGLVLALAHDMQVRLKKGEVFSCDQVFERYQKEKAREFIRLKLMESGDNIEERYAFSRQMFQNLYQLELLREDWESHLRESEYLLYGSADDSQDGRDAYGKMHQDFAAWLTVNMPEWEIQCEQLLVYFIYTYFCGAVYDGRAYAKIQMAAVSVMLIYEMLAARWRKNEKQLDFEDVVEIVYRYSREVEHSDRNLEAMEQMMEEQLIPWFSKERCKERIEGKEGKIWM, from the coding sequence ATGCTATATACAATACCTGATTATTATCAGAATTTCAAATGCACGGCCGACCAATGCGAGGATACCTGCTGCGCCGGATGGCAGATTGCCATCGACAGGAAATCATTGGTCCGCTATGGAAAGGTGACCGGGAAGTTCCGCAGAAGGCTTAACCGTTCCATCCGGTGGCTGGAAGGGACATTCAAGCAGGGCAAGGACGGAAGATGCGACTTTCTGAATGAGGAGAACTTGTGCGATCTGTATTCTGCCCTGGGCAAGGAGAGCCTTTGCAGGACTTGCAGGCTGTATCCGAGGCATATCGAGGAGTTCGAAGGCGTGCGGGAAATCACGCTGTCCATCTCCTGTCCGGAGGTGGCGAGAATCCTGCTTAAGAAAGAAGAGCCGGCAAGGTTCCTGGAATACGAGAAGGAAGGCGAAGAAGCGTATGAAGATTTTGACCTGCTTGCCTATTCCAAACTGGCGGAGGGACGGGAGGTCATGCTCGATATCTTAAGGATGCGGGAACTTGGGCTTGAGTTGCGGGCAGGGCTCGTGCTGGCGCTGGCCCATGATATGCAGGTGAGGCTTAAAAAGGGAGAAGTGTTTTCCTGCGACCAGGTATTTGAACGGTACCAGAAGGAGAAGGCCAGGGAATTTATCAGACTGAAACTTATGGAGTCGGGAGACAATATAGAAGAAAGATATGCGTTTTCCAGGCAAATGTTCCAGAACTTGTACCAGTTGGAACTACTCCGGGAAGACTGGGAGTCTCATCTGCGCGAATCGGAGTACCTGCTGTATGGAAGCGCGGATGACAGTCAGGATGGCCGGGACGCCTATGGGAAGATGCACCAGGATTTCGCTGCGTGGCTTACGGTCAATATGCCGGAATGGGAGATCCAGTGCGAGCAGTTGCTGGTATATTTTATCTATACCTATTTCTGCGGGGCCGTCTATGACGGGAGAGCCTATGCGAAGATCCAGATGGCCGCGGTCAGCGTTATGCTGATCTACGAGATGCTGGCGGCAAGGTGGAGGAAGAATGAGAAGCAGCTGGACTTTGAGGATGTGGTGGAGATTGTCTACCGCTATTCCAGGGAAGTGGAGCACTCGGACCGGAATCTGGAAGCAATGGAGCAAATGATGGAAGAACAATTGATCCCATGGTTTTCAAAGGAGAGATGCAAGGAAAGGATTGAGGGAAAGGAAGGAAAGATATGGATGTAA
- a CDS encoding M18 family aminopeptidase — translation MDVNMTGNTEENTQREQNLKTAGQLFSFIQASPSPFHAVANMKRELDAHGYAQLLEGEEWRLEEEGKYYVIRNGSALIAFRIPKRDFLGFQIMASHSDSPSFKIKENPEMDVEGHYVKLNVEKYGGMLCAPWFDRPLSVAGRVIVRKGSRLVTRLVNVDRDLCMIPNLAIHMNREANEGYKYNVQKDMLPLYGCGEARGKFMEDIACAAGVAQEDMIGSDLFLYNRMEGSIWGAQEEFISIGRLDDLQCAFASLQAFLEEDGGDSIPVHCVYDNEEVGSGTKQGAGSTFLLDTLLRVNEGLGRSPGRYRQALASSFMLSADNAHGVHPNYPEKACPTNRPYLNEGIVIKYSANQKYTTDGMAAAVFTQICERAGVPVQKFLNRSDILGGSTLGNISGTQVALNSVDIGLAQLSMHSPYETGGIKDTDYLIAAAKEFFRSSVVEIGSGEYRSLTSAPKSTIIR, via the coding sequence ATGGATGTAAATATGACAGGAAATACGGAAGAAAATACGCAAAGAGAGCAAAATCTGAAAACTGCGGGACAACTGTTTTCCTTTATACAGGCAAGTCCCAGCCCTTTCCATGCGGTTGCGAATATGAAGAGGGAATTGGACGCGCACGGATATGCCCAGCTTCTGGAAGGGGAAGAATGGAGGCTGGAAGAAGAGGGGAAATATTATGTCATCCGTAACGGGTCGGCATTAATCGCGTTTCGGATTCCAAAACGGGATTTCCTGGGATTCCAGATTATGGCCAGCCACAGTGATTCTCCAAGTTTCAAGATCAAGGAAAATCCAGAGATGGATGTGGAAGGGCATTATGTGAAGCTGAATGTGGAAAAGTATGGAGGGATGCTGTGCGCGCCATGGTTTGACAGGCCGCTGTCCGTGGCGGGAAGAGTCATCGTAAGGAAAGGAAGCCGTCTCGTAACAAGGCTGGTGAATGTAGACCGGGACTTGTGCATGATTCCGAATCTGGCGATCCACATGAACCGGGAGGCCAACGAAGGCTACAAATACAATGTCCAGAAAGATATGCTGCCATTGTATGGATGCGGAGAAGCTAGGGGAAAGTTCATGGAAGACATCGCCTGTGCAGCAGGCGTGGCGCAGGAGGATATGATAGGAAGCGATCTGTTTTTATATAACCGGATGGAAGGAAGCATCTGGGGAGCGCAGGAAGAATTTATTTCCATCGGAAGGCTGGATGACTTGCAGTGTGCCTTTGCATCCCTTCAGGCCTTCCTGGAGGAGGATGGCGGAGACAGCATTCCGGTACACTGCGTCTATGACAATGAAGAGGTGGGGAGCGGTACGAAACAAGGTGCGGGCTCTACGTTCCTTCTGGATACGCTGCTACGGGTCAATGAAGGGCTTGGGCGAAGCCCGGGCCGGTACCGCCAGGCGCTGGCATCCAGCTTCATGCTGTCTGCGGACAATGCCCATGGCGTACATCCCAATTATCCCGAGAAGGCCTGCCCGACCAATCGGCCTTATCTGAATGAAGGAATCGTGATAAAATACAGCGCGAACCAGAAGTATACCACGGATGGGATGGCTGCGGCAGTATTTACGCAGATCTGTGAAAGAGCCGGTGTACCAGTGCAGAAGTTTCTCAACCGTTCGGATATTCTGGGAGGCTCTACGCTTGGCAACATCTCGGGAACCCAGGTGGCGCTGAATTCGGTGGACATCGGGTTGGCCCAGCTTTCCATGCATTCTCCGTACGAGACGGGTGGCATAAAAGATACGGATTATCTGATCGCGGCGGCAAAGGAGTTCTTCCGGTCATCGGTGGTGGAAATAGGCAGCGGAGAATACCGCTCTTTGACTTCTGCTCCCAAAAGTACTATAATTCGATAG
- a CDS encoding DUF6465 family protein: MSKRIDKKRMKRQAKITSAPRDMQASAAKETENIDFYIQYQGQEYLEREIIERIKGKCKEEGTLTAGNEKLSVYLKPEEKKAYYTCDGGNGEIDL; encoded by the coding sequence ATGAGTAAAAGAATCGACAAGAAGAGAATGAAGAGACAGGCAAAAATCACATCTGCACCGCGTGATATGCAGGCATCGGCAGCAAAAGAGACAGAGAATATAGACTTCTACATCCAGTATCAGGGCCAGGAGTACCTAGAGCGGGAGATTATAGAGCGAATCAAGGGAAAATGCAAGGAAGAGGGGACTTTGACTGCAGGAAATGAAAAGTTATCTGTCTACCTGAAGCCGGAAGAAAAGAAAGCGTACTATACGTGCGATGGAGGTAATGGAGAGATAGACCTCTAG
- a CDS encoding LysR family transcriptional regulator — MDLHKMQYFKDVYELNSFTKAANKNFVYQSAVTQQIASIEKELGVLLFEREHGKITHTQAGKIFYQECRDILDEYEHVLEEIKNHSSHKVQIQKKLKIGFSGVMENNFIMLINEYMRRYPEVRIDFIEGSYMSLCEKLVSQEIDIIFGVACELENIPGKVWKVLFTENQKILLSRMNELAEKDVLSMDELGSQTLIVPSKDMMPSCHKKGMQLCKKTKYRMNIDFVDSFEAVKMKVASNQGITFVMNSFKTYDYDSFKKVRFCDIHFVCTLGITYLKNNKNRLIDNFSKILD, encoded by the coding sequence ATGGATTTACATAAGATGCAATATTTTAAAGATGTGTACGAACTGAATAGTTTTACGAAAGCTGCAAATAAAAACTTTGTGTATCAGAGCGCAGTTACCCAGCAAATTGCGTCGATTGAAAAAGAATTAGGCGTGCTTCTGTTTGAAAGGGAGCACGGAAAAATCACCCATACGCAGGCAGGGAAGATTTTTTATCAGGAGTGCCGGGATATATTGGATGAATATGAACATGTGTTGGAGGAAATTAAGAATCACTCATCGCATAAAGTACAGATCCAGAAAAAGTTAAAAATAGGATTTTCAGGTGTAATGGAGAATAACTTCATAATGCTGATCAATGAATATATGCGCAGGTATCCGGAGGTAAGGATTGATTTTATCGAAGGCAGTTATATGTCTTTATGCGAGAAACTTGTCAGCCAGGAGATTGATATTATATTCGGCGTGGCGTGTGAACTGGAAAATATTCCAGGAAAAGTCTGGAAGGTTCTTTTTACGGAGAATCAGAAGATTCTCCTGTCCAGGATGAATGAATTGGCAGAAAAAGATGTTTTGTCTATGGATGAACTTGGAAGTCAGACTTTAATCGTGCCTTCCAAGGATATGATGCCCAGTTGTCATAAAAAAGGAATGCAGTTATGTAAAAAAACAAAATATCGGATGAATATTGATTTTGTGGATTCTTTTGAAGCAGTAAAGATGAAAGTGGCAAGCAACCAGGGGATTACTTTTGTAATGAATTCATTTAAAACATATGACTATGATAGTTTCAAGAAAGTAAGGTTCTGTGATATTCATTTTGTCTGTACGCTGGGAATCACATATCTGAAGAATAATAAAAACCGGCTTATAGATAACTTTTCTAAAATCTTAGATTGA
- a CDS encoding LysR family transcriptional regulator encodes MNFRKMQYFIDVVRLESITKAAEKNHITQCAMSQQIKSIEETVDALLLIRQRNHITATKAGIIFYTFCLGCLERHNITIKKIQGMRQGFQLA; translated from the coding sequence ATGAATTTTCGTAAAATGCAATATTTTATAGATGTAGTAAGACTGGAAAGCATTACAAAGGCAGCGGAAAAAAACCATATTACCCAGTGCGCTATGAGTCAGCAGATCAAGTCTATAGAGGAGACGGTCGATGCTCTTCTGTTAATTCGACAGAGGAATCATATAACGGCGACAAAGGCTGGAATCATATTCTATACGTTCTGTCTGGGATGTCTGGAGCGTCACAATATTACTATAAAAAAAATCCAGGGCATGAGGCAGGGCTTTCAATTGGCCTGA
- a CDS encoding ABC transporter permease subunit: MAVIRKIILPQAARIAVPGLSNNFINLFKSTAIGFMIGYKDMMAVVSMETSRTYRFLEGYSAAMLIYWGIITVLSFIQKRVEDKLNQIY; encoded by the coding sequence TTGGCTGTCATCCGCAAGATTATTCTCCCTCAGGCTGCCAGGATAGCTGTACCAGGACTGTCTAACAATTTTATCAATCTTTTTAAGTCGACTGCGATCGGCTTTATGATTGGCTATAAGGATATGATGGCAGTTGTCAGTATGGAGACGTCGCGTACCTACCGCTTCCTGGAAGGGTACTCTGCAGCCATGCTGATTTATTGGGGGATTATAACCGTACTATCCTTTATACAGAAACGGGTAGA